The Aedes aegypti strain LVP_AGWG chromosome 3, AaegL5.0 Primary Assembly, whole genome shotgun sequence genome contains a region encoding:
- the LOC23687932 gene encoding beta-glucuronidase isoform X2, producing MLEVILLLPSSRWWPSQAIAALVTCFNALTFLIMGTIGYMVNSVFGAMFSNGNESLSEGLLYPRESETREVKKLDGMWNFVRSDSNNPSQGLREKWFSDDLSRFKPTIQMPVPSSYNDVTEDASLRDHVGTVWYDRKFFVPKSWGSQDQRVFVRFGSVHYDTIVWINGIQVAKHEIGHLPFEADISTELKYGAENRITVLCDNVLLQVTVPQGKVQNQPVDGGVELVQTYTFDFFNYAGIHRSVMLYTVPRVFIRDVVVNTDLVGDEGHIYYSVKSNLNGSYHDLQATVKIIDKNGTVVATDSTAGADLKGVVLVKNVKPWWPYLMHEEPGYLYNMEVTLEGKSNEASKPLGEIHDVYRLKVGVRTLEWTNTSLLINGRPIYFRGFGRHEDSDIRGKGLDYALLTKDFNLLKWVGANAYRTSHYPYSEESMQFADEHGIMIIDECPSVDTENYSQILLEKQKSSIEQLIHRDRNHPSVIMWSIANEPRTALFAADAYFEAVAKYTRQLDPTRPVTAAIAVGVNDDRAAKHLDIISFNRYNGWYSNAGKLNMITNRVIEEAQSWNAKHNKPVLMSEYGADTMEGLHMLPAYIWSEDYQSQVFSRHFRAFDSLRKQNFFIGEFVWNFADFKTAQTYTRVGGNKKGIFTRNRQPKAAAYLLRQRYHALAEELDKSTLPDDLFLYTAENKQSDQTSKFEL from the exons CTCTCACCTTCCTGATTATGGGAACGATCGGCTACATGGTAAACTCAGTATTCGGAGCCATGTTTTCCAATGGAAACGAATCCTTATCGGAGGGACTGCTGTATCCACG GGAGTCGGAAACGCGGGAAGTCAAGAAGCTGGACGGAATGTGGAACTTTGTCCGGTCGGACAGCAACAATCCCTCGCAGGGACTGCGGGAGAAGTGGTTCAGTGATGATTTAAGTAGATTTAAGCCCACCATTCAGATGCCGGTGCCCAGTAGTTATAACGATGTGACGGAAGATGCCTCCCTCCGGGACCACGTGGGGACGGTGTGGTATGATCGGAAGTTTTTTGTGCCAAAATCCTGGGGCTCTCAGGACCAGCGGGTGTTTGTGCGGTTCGGTTCGGTGCATTATGATACAATTGTG TGGATCAACGGAATACAGGTGGCCAAACACGAGATCGGGCATCTGCCGTTCGAGGCAGACATCTCGACGGAGCTAAAGTACGGTGCGGAGAACCGGATCACGGTTCTATGCGATAACGTGCTGCTGCAGGTTACGGTGCCGCAAGGCAAGGTGCAGAATCAACCGGTAGACGGAGGCGTGGAGCTAGTGCAAACGTACACGTTCGACTTCTTCAACTACGCCGGCATTCACCGGTCGGTTATGTTGTACACGGTTCCGCGAGTGTTCATCCGTGACGTTGTGGTTAACACCGATCTGGTCGGGGACGAGGGTCACATTTATTATAGTGTAAAGAGCAATCTGAACGGTAGTTACCACGACCTTCAGGCGACAGTGAAGATTATAGACAAGAACGGAACTGTAGTGGCAACGGACAGCACTGCTGGGGCGGATCTGAAGGGTGTAGTTTTAGTGAAAAACGTGAAGCCATGGTGGCCGTATTTGATGCACGAAGAGCCGGGTTATTTGTACAATATGGAAGTCACGTTGGAGGGCAAGAGTAACGAGGCTTCGAAGCCTTTGGGAGAAATTCACGATGTGTACAGGTTGAAGGTCGGCGTAAGGACGCTGGAGTGGACCAATACGTCATTGTTGATCAATGGGCGTCCGATTTACTTCCGCGGGTTCGGAAGGCATGAGGATTCAGAT ATTCGAGGAAAAGGTCTTGACTACGCATTACTGACGAAGGATTTCAATCTTCTGAAGTGGGTAGGCGCAAACGCTTACCGAACATCACACTATCCATACTCTGAAGAGAGTATGCAATTCGCTGATGAACATGGTATTATGATAATTGACGAATGTCCCAGTGTAGATACAGA GAACTATTCGCAAATATTGCTGGAGAAACAGAAATCCAGCATTGAGCAGTTGATCCATCGTGATCGTAACCATCCCAGTGTAATTATGTGGTCCATCGCGAACGAGCCTCGCACTGCTTTGTTTGCAGCGGATGCTTATTTTGAAGCCGTCGCCAAATACACTCGCCAGTTGGATCCTACTCGTCCAGTGACGGCAGCCATTGCCGTCGGAGTCAATGATGATAGAGCG GCGAAACACCTCGACATTATCAGCTTCAACCGCTACAATGGATGGTACTCAAATGCTGGTAAGCTAAATATGATAACGAATCGGGTCATTGAAGAGGCCCAATCGTGGAACGCCAAACACAACAAACCGGTTTTGATGTCCGAGTATGGAGCCGATACGATGGAGGGTTTGCACATG CTCCCGGCCTACATCTGGTCCGAGGACTACCAGTCGCAGGTCTTCAGCCGGCATTTCCGCGCCTTCGACAGCCTGCGCAAgcaaaacttcttcatcggggAGTTCGTGTGGAACTTTGCCGACTTCAAGACGGCTCAGA CGTACACCCGGGTCGGGGGCAACAAGAAGGGCATTTTCACCCGCAACCGGCAACCGAAGGCCGCCGCCTATCTACTGAGGCAGCGCTACCATGCTCTGGCCGAGGAGCTGGACAAGAGCACGCTGCCGGACGATCTCTTCCTCTACACGGCCGAGAACAAGCAATCGGATCAGACCTCCAAATTCGAACTGTGA
- the LOC23687932 gene encoding beta-glucuronidase isoform X1 — protein sequence MAADDGRSDEREPLLKNRRRAQFQKLREIQRSHNMRLLVSVLIALTFLIMGTIGYMVNSVFGAMFSNGNESLSEGLLYPRESETREVKKLDGMWNFVRSDSNNPSQGLREKWFSDDLSRFKPTIQMPVPSSYNDVTEDASLRDHVGTVWYDRKFFVPKSWGSQDQRVFVRFGSVHYDTIVWINGIQVAKHEIGHLPFEADISTELKYGAENRITVLCDNVLLQVTVPQGKVQNQPVDGGVELVQTYTFDFFNYAGIHRSVMLYTVPRVFIRDVVVNTDLVGDEGHIYYSVKSNLNGSYHDLQATVKIIDKNGTVVATDSTAGADLKGVVLVKNVKPWWPYLMHEEPGYLYNMEVTLEGKSNEASKPLGEIHDVYRLKVGVRTLEWTNTSLLINGRPIYFRGFGRHEDSDIRGKGLDYALLTKDFNLLKWVGANAYRTSHYPYSEESMQFADEHGIMIIDECPSVDTENYSQILLEKQKSSIEQLIHRDRNHPSVIMWSIANEPRTALFAADAYFEAVAKYTRQLDPTRPVTAAIAVGVNDDRAAKHLDIISFNRYNGWYSNAGKLNMITNRVIEEAQSWNAKHNKPVLMSEYGADTMEGLHMLPAYIWSEDYQSQVFSRHFRAFDSLRKQNFFIGEFVWNFADFKTAQTYTRVGGNKKGIFTRNRQPKAAAYLLRQRYHALAEELDKSTLPDDLFLYTAENKQSDQTSKFEL from the exons CTCTCACCTTCCTGATTATGGGAACGATCGGCTACATGGTAAACTCAGTATTCGGAGCCATGTTTTCCAATGGAAACGAATCCTTATCGGAGGGACTGCTGTATCCACG GGAGTCGGAAACGCGGGAAGTCAAGAAGCTGGACGGAATGTGGAACTTTGTCCGGTCGGACAGCAACAATCCCTCGCAGGGACTGCGGGAGAAGTGGTTCAGTGATGATTTAAGTAGATTTAAGCCCACCATTCAGATGCCGGTGCCCAGTAGTTATAACGATGTGACGGAAGATGCCTCCCTCCGGGACCACGTGGGGACGGTGTGGTATGATCGGAAGTTTTTTGTGCCAAAATCCTGGGGCTCTCAGGACCAGCGGGTGTTTGTGCGGTTCGGTTCGGTGCATTATGATACAATTGTG TGGATCAACGGAATACAGGTGGCCAAACACGAGATCGGGCATCTGCCGTTCGAGGCAGACATCTCGACGGAGCTAAAGTACGGTGCGGAGAACCGGATCACGGTTCTATGCGATAACGTGCTGCTGCAGGTTACGGTGCCGCAAGGCAAGGTGCAGAATCAACCGGTAGACGGAGGCGTGGAGCTAGTGCAAACGTACACGTTCGACTTCTTCAACTACGCCGGCATTCACCGGTCGGTTATGTTGTACACGGTTCCGCGAGTGTTCATCCGTGACGTTGTGGTTAACACCGATCTGGTCGGGGACGAGGGTCACATTTATTATAGTGTAAAGAGCAATCTGAACGGTAGTTACCACGACCTTCAGGCGACAGTGAAGATTATAGACAAGAACGGAACTGTAGTGGCAACGGACAGCACTGCTGGGGCGGATCTGAAGGGTGTAGTTTTAGTGAAAAACGTGAAGCCATGGTGGCCGTATTTGATGCACGAAGAGCCGGGTTATTTGTACAATATGGAAGTCACGTTGGAGGGCAAGAGTAACGAGGCTTCGAAGCCTTTGGGAGAAATTCACGATGTGTACAGGTTGAAGGTCGGCGTAAGGACGCTGGAGTGGACCAATACGTCATTGTTGATCAATGGGCGTCCGATTTACTTCCGCGGGTTCGGAAGGCATGAGGATTCAGAT ATTCGAGGAAAAGGTCTTGACTACGCATTACTGACGAAGGATTTCAATCTTCTGAAGTGGGTAGGCGCAAACGCTTACCGAACATCACACTATCCATACTCTGAAGAGAGTATGCAATTCGCTGATGAACATGGTATTATGATAATTGACGAATGTCCCAGTGTAGATACAGA GAACTATTCGCAAATATTGCTGGAGAAACAGAAATCCAGCATTGAGCAGTTGATCCATCGTGATCGTAACCATCCCAGTGTAATTATGTGGTCCATCGCGAACGAGCCTCGCACTGCTTTGTTTGCAGCGGATGCTTATTTTGAAGCCGTCGCCAAATACACTCGCCAGTTGGATCCTACTCGTCCAGTGACGGCAGCCATTGCCGTCGGAGTCAATGATGATAGAGCG GCGAAACACCTCGACATTATCAGCTTCAACCGCTACAATGGATGGTACTCAAATGCTGGTAAGCTAAATATGATAACGAATCGGGTCATTGAAGAGGCCCAATCGTGGAACGCCAAACACAACAAACCGGTTTTGATGTCCGAGTATGGAGCCGATACGATGGAGGGTTTGCACATG CTCCCGGCCTACATCTGGTCCGAGGACTACCAGTCGCAGGTCTTCAGCCGGCATTTCCGCGCCTTCGACAGCCTGCGCAAgcaaaacttcttcatcggggAGTTCGTGTGGAACTTTGCCGACTTCAAGACGGCTCAGA CGTACACCCGGGTCGGGGGCAACAAGAAGGGCATTTTCACCCGCAACCGGCAACCGAAGGCCGCCGCCTATCTACTGAGGCAGCGCTACCATGCTCTGGCCGAGGAGCTGGACAAGAGCACGCTGCCGGACGATCTCTTCCTCTACACGGCCGAGAACAAGCAATCGGATCAGACCTCCAAATTCGAACTGTGA
- the LOC23687932 gene encoding beta-glucuronidase isoform X3, whose protein sequence is MHQFKGFIEMVRRKPRKTAVLSALTFLIMGTIGYMVNSVFGAMFSNGNESLSEGLLYPRESETREVKKLDGMWNFVRSDSNNPSQGLREKWFSDDLSRFKPTIQMPVPSSYNDVTEDASLRDHVGTVWYDRKFFVPKSWGSQDQRVFVRFGSVHYDTIVWINGIQVAKHEIGHLPFEADISTELKYGAENRITVLCDNVLLQVTVPQGKVQNQPVDGGVELVQTYTFDFFNYAGIHRSVMLYTVPRVFIRDVVVNTDLVGDEGHIYYSVKSNLNGSYHDLQATVKIIDKNGTVVATDSTAGADLKGVVLVKNVKPWWPYLMHEEPGYLYNMEVTLEGKSNEASKPLGEIHDVYRLKVGVRTLEWTNTSLLINGRPIYFRGFGRHEDSDIRGKGLDYALLTKDFNLLKWVGANAYRTSHYPYSEESMQFADEHGIMIIDECPSVDTENYSQILLEKQKSSIEQLIHRDRNHPSVIMWSIANEPRTALFAADAYFEAVAKYTRQLDPTRPVTAAIAVGVNDDRAAKHLDIISFNRYNGWYSNAGKLNMITNRVIEEAQSWNAKHNKPVLMSEYGADTMEGLHMLPAYIWSEDYQSQVFSRHFRAFDSLRKQNFFIGEFVWNFADFKTAQTYTRVGGNKKGIFTRNRQPKAAAYLLRQRYHALAEELDKSTLPDDLFLYTAENKQSDQTSKFEL, encoded by the exons ATGCACCAATTCAAGGGTTTTATCGAGATGGTCCGGCGAAAACCCCGCAAAACGGCAGTCCTGTCAG CTCTCACCTTCCTGATTATGGGAACGATCGGCTACATGGTAAACTCAGTATTCGGAGCCATGTTTTCCAATGGAAACGAATCCTTATCGGAGGGACTGCTGTATCCACG GGAGTCGGAAACGCGGGAAGTCAAGAAGCTGGACGGAATGTGGAACTTTGTCCGGTCGGACAGCAACAATCCCTCGCAGGGACTGCGGGAGAAGTGGTTCAGTGATGATTTAAGTAGATTTAAGCCCACCATTCAGATGCCGGTGCCCAGTAGTTATAACGATGTGACGGAAGATGCCTCCCTCCGGGACCACGTGGGGACGGTGTGGTATGATCGGAAGTTTTTTGTGCCAAAATCCTGGGGCTCTCAGGACCAGCGGGTGTTTGTGCGGTTCGGTTCGGTGCATTATGATACAATTGTG TGGATCAACGGAATACAGGTGGCCAAACACGAGATCGGGCATCTGCCGTTCGAGGCAGACATCTCGACGGAGCTAAAGTACGGTGCGGAGAACCGGATCACGGTTCTATGCGATAACGTGCTGCTGCAGGTTACGGTGCCGCAAGGCAAGGTGCAGAATCAACCGGTAGACGGAGGCGTGGAGCTAGTGCAAACGTACACGTTCGACTTCTTCAACTACGCCGGCATTCACCGGTCGGTTATGTTGTACACGGTTCCGCGAGTGTTCATCCGTGACGTTGTGGTTAACACCGATCTGGTCGGGGACGAGGGTCACATTTATTATAGTGTAAAGAGCAATCTGAACGGTAGTTACCACGACCTTCAGGCGACAGTGAAGATTATAGACAAGAACGGAACTGTAGTGGCAACGGACAGCACTGCTGGGGCGGATCTGAAGGGTGTAGTTTTAGTGAAAAACGTGAAGCCATGGTGGCCGTATTTGATGCACGAAGAGCCGGGTTATTTGTACAATATGGAAGTCACGTTGGAGGGCAAGAGTAACGAGGCTTCGAAGCCTTTGGGAGAAATTCACGATGTGTACAGGTTGAAGGTCGGCGTAAGGACGCTGGAGTGGACCAATACGTCATTGTTGATCAATGGGCGTCCGATTTACTTCCGCGGGTTCGGAAGGCATGAGGATTCAGAT ATTCGAGGAAAAGGTCTTGACTACGCATTACTGACGAAGGATTTCAATCTTCTGAAGTGGGTAGGCGCAAACGCTTACCGAACATCACACTATCCATACTCTGAAGAGAGTATGCAATTCGCTGATGAACATGGTATTATGATAATTGACGAATGTCCCAGTGTAGATACAGA GAACTATTCGCAAATATTGCTGGAGAAACAGAAATCCAGCATTGAGCAGTTGATCCATCGTGATCGTAACCATCCCAGTGTAATTATGTGGTCCATCGCGAACGAGCCTCGCACTGCTTTGTTTGCAGCGGATGCTTATTTTGAAGCCGTCGCCAAATACACTCGCCAGTTGGATCCTACTCGTCCAGTGACGGCAGCCATTGCCGTCGGAGTCAATGATGATAGAGCG GCGAAACACCTCGACATTATCAGCTTCAACCGCTACAATGGATGGTACTCAAATGCTGGTAAGCTAAATATGATAACGAATCGGGTCATTGAAGAGGCCCAATCGTGGAACGCCAAACACAACAAACCGGTTTTGATGTCCGAGTATGGAGCCGATACGATGGAGGGTTTGCACATG CTCCCGGCCTACATCTGGTCCGAGGACTACCAGTCGCAGGTCTTCAGCCGGCATTTCCGCGCCTTCGACAGCCTGCGCAAgcaaaacttcttcatcggggAGTTCGTGTGGAACTTTGCCGACTTCAAGACGGCTCAGA CGTACACCCGGGTCGGGGGCAACAAGAAGGGCATTTTCACCCGCAACCGGCAACCGAAGGCCGCCGCCTATCTACTGAGGCAGCGCTACCATGCTCTGGCCGAGGAGCTGGACAAGAGCACGCTGCCGGACGATCTCTTCCTCTACACGGCCGAGAACAAGCAATCGGATCAGACCTCCAAATTCGAACTGTGA
- the LOC23687932 gene encoding beta-glucuronidase isoform X4 yields MTIYRRKCRGPALTFLIMGTIGYMVNSVFGAMFSNGNESLSEGLLYPRESETREVKKLDGMWNFVRSDSNNPSQGLREKWFSDDLSRFKPTIQMPVPSSYNDVTEDASLRDHVGTVWYDRKFFVPKSWGSQDQRVFVRFGSVHYDTIVWINGIQVAKHEIGHLPFEADISTELKYGAENRITVLCDNVLLQVTVPQGKVQNQPVDGGVELVQTYTFDFFNYAGIHRSVMLYTVPRVFIRDVVVNTDLVGDEGHIYYSVKSNLNGSYHDLQATVKIIDKNGTVVATDSTAGADLKGVVLVKNVKPWWPYLMHEEPGYLYNMEVTLEGKSNEASKPLGEIHDVYRLKVGVRTLEWTNTSLLINGRPIYFRGFGRHEDSDIRGKGLDYALLTKDFNLLKWVGANAYRTSHYPYSEESMQFADEHGIMIIDECPSVDTENYSQILLEKQKSSIEQLIHRDRNHPSVIMWSIANEPRTALFAADAYFEAVAKYTRQLDPTRPVTAAIAVGVNDDRAAKHLDIISFNRYNGWYSNAGKLNMITNRVIEEAQSWNAKHNKPVLMSEYGADTMEGLHMLPAYIWSEDYQSQVFSRHFRAFDSLRKQNFFIGEFVWNFADFKTAQTYTRVGGNKKGIFTRNRQPKAAAYLLRQRYHALAEELDKSTLPDDLFLYTAENKQSDQTSKFEL; encoded by the exons CTCTCACCTTCCTGATTATGGGAACGATCGGCTACATGGTAAACTCAGTATTCGGAGCCATGTTTTCCAATGGAAACGAATCCTTATCGGAGGGACTGCTGTATCCACG GGAGTCGGAAACGCGGGAAGTCAAGAAGCTGGACGGAATGTGGAACTTTGTCCGGTCGGACAGCAACAATCCCTCGCAGGGACTGCGGGAGAAGTGGTTCAGTGATGATTTAAGTAGATTTAAGCCCACCATTCAGATGCCGGTGCCCAGTAGTTATAACGATGTGACGGAAGATGCCTCCCTCCGGGACCACGTGGGGACGGTGTGGTATGATCGGAAGTTTTTTGTGCCAAAATCCTGGGGCTCTCAGGACCAGCGGGTGTTTGTGCGGTTCGGTTCGGTGCATTATGATACAATTGTG TGGATCAACGGAATACAGGTGGCCAAACACGAGATCGGGCATCTGCCGTTCGAGGCAGACATCTCGACGGAGCTAAAGTACGGTGCGGAGAACCGGATCACGGTTCTATGCGATAACGTGCTGCTGCAGGTTACGGTGCCGCAAGGCAAGGTGCAGAATCAACCGGTAGACGGAGGCGTGGAGCTAGTGCAAACGTACACGTTCGACTTCTTCAACTACGCCGGCATTCACCGGTCGGTTATGTTGTACACGGTTCCGCGAGTGTTCATCCGTGACGTTGTGGTTAACACCGATCTGGTCGGGGACGAGGGTCACATTTATTATAGTGTAAAGAGCAATCTGAACGGTAGTTACCACGACCTTCAGGCGACAGTGAAGATTATAGACAAGAACGGAACTGTAGTGGCAACGGACAGCACTGCTGGGGCGGATCTGAAGGGTGTAGTTTTAGTGAAAAACGTGAAGCCATGGTGGCCGTATTTGATGCACGAAGAGCCGGGTTATTTGTACAATATGGAAGTCACGTTGGAGGGCAAGAGTAACGAGGCTTCGAAGCCTTTGGGAGAAATTCACGATGTGTACAGGTTGAAGGTCGGCGTAAGGACGCTGGAGTGGACCAATACGTCATTGTTGATCAATGGGCGTCCGATTTACTTCCGCGGGTTCGGAAGGCATGAGGATTCAGAT ATTCGAGGAAAAGGTCTTGACTACGCATTACTGACGAAGGATTTCAATCTTCTGAAGTGGGTAGGCGCAAACGCTTACCGAACATCACACTATCCATACTCTGAAGAGAGTATGCAATTCGCTGATGAACATGGTATTATGATAATTGACGAATGTCCCAGTGTAGATACAGA GAACTATTCGCAAATATTGCTGGAGAAACAGAAATCCAGCATTGAGCAGTTGATCCATCGTGATCGTAACCATCCCAGTGTAATTATGTGGTCCATCGCGAACGAGCCTCGCACTGCTTTGTTTGCAGCGGATGCTTATTTTGAAGCCGTCGCCAAATACACTCGCCAGTTGGATCCTACTCGTCCAGTGACGGCAGCCATTGCCGTCGGAGTCAATGATGATAGAGCG GCGAAACACCTCGACATTATCAGCTTCAACCGCTACAATGGATGGTACTCAAATGCTGGTAAGCTAAATATGATAACGAATCGGGTCATTGAAGAGGCCCAATCGTGGAACGCCAAACACAACAAACCGGTTTTGATGTCCGAGTATGGAGCCGATACGATGGAGGGTTTGCACATG CTCCCGGCCTACATCTGGTCCGAGGACTACCAGTCGCAGGTCTTCAGCCGGCATTTCCGCGCCTTCGACAGCCTGCGCAAgcaaaacttcttcatcggggAGTTCGTGTGGAACTTTGCCGACTTCAAGACGGCTCAGA CGTACACCCGGGTCGGGGGCAACAAGAAGGGCATTTTCACCCGCAACCGGCAACCGAAGGCCGCCGCCTATCTACTGAGGCAGCGCTACCATGCTCTGGCCGAGGAGCTGGACAAGAGCACGCTGCCGGACGATCTCTTCCTCTACACGGCCGAGAACAAGCAATCGGATCAGACCTCCAAATTCGAACTGTGA